One Aptenodytes patagonicus chromosome 7, bAptPat1.pri.cur, whole genome shotgun sequence genomic window, GTTTTAAAGTCTGATGATACCGTAAGATGAAAAACAGGTCACAAAAAGTGGTAACATAGCCTCTGATTAAATCCAGATAGTCTTGGAGTTATTCAGACACTGAGGAAATGCTCTAATAACCAAAGTACAATTTAAATTGTCATGCCCAGTTAACTTATTAAGGAAGGATGTAATTTGTCAAAGCCTGCCCTTTCGTCCCCCAAAATTGAGACTAAGGTACACTAGGTAAAAAAATTTCAGCCAAGCCAAAACTTACATGCCTATAACAGGGACAGATGAAGTCTCTATTTTACAGGGATGCTGTGAGGTTGCATGAGAAAATAACACACTTCAGGTCAGAATTTATGATGGCAAGGAGGAGCAAAGCGAGGGGAGATGTGGAATAAATCTCACCTTTCCCTCTGTTTATCACTAAAACAAACCATTTTTCTCACCGGCTTTAGGTATGTTCTGAGATGTTATACCAGATCAAAGAGAGAATCTTAGTAACACCCAAGCCTCAGGAATACTAAAGCTATTCAGATTCAGCTATGATCTGGAGCTAGCATAGATTTCTCAGCCAGTTGGAGCATCGCACACTCATAACCACGCTTCATCACTAGTAGCCTGCAGACACGGTGGGGAGTGAGGGCTGCAAGGTTCCTGATACAATATAAATATTCAAGGATAATTAGACACCAGCAAGCTTTCTTTACGCTGAGCAGCACCAAGCTGGAATGCAACGCCGCACTCAACAGCGCCGGCGGTAGTGACAGCTGCAGTTCTGATGCAACGACGCCTGCTGAGCCGGCTTAAGAGGTGGCCTGCCTTTCCGCCTTCTCTGCAGGAGCTCCCGCAGCGTGAGGGCCCGAGACCTGTGAGACCGGGCGCAacctgggaagggaggaggccGGCTGAACACAGCCTGGGCCCGAGGAGGCTCCGCTCCGGGCGGGGAGGTGGTGGAGGACGAGGAGCTTTTCCCAACAAGAAGCTGGAGCCGGCCGGCACAGGTGAGGCACGGTCAGGCCAAGCGGCTGGCGGCCCCGGGGCGCACTCGGCCCGGCAGACGGCCGGAGCGTGCCGCCAGGCGGGAAGGACGGAGGAAGCCTGAGGCAGGGCGGCTGCGGCAGCCCGGGCGCCAGGGCGGAGGCAGACCTGCCCTGACGAGCGACCTCGCTAAACAGGAAGGCAGCGGCCCTAAGAGGCTTATCGAGCGGCCCCGCCGCAGGAggcaggcggggcggggcggggcggggcggggcgtgaGGCAGCAACCGCCGCCTCGGCGGGCGCGCCCTCGGCCCCTGggaggcgccggcggcgcggccgccagAGGGCGCCGCGTGCCCGCGCCGCGCGGCGCGGCCGGTGGGGCGTGGCGCGGCGCGGCCCAGCATGCAGCGCGGCGCCGTTTGAATGGCGCAGGCTCTGGGCGCTGGGCTCCGGCGGTAGGTCTTcgcggctcctcctcctcccccctcggCGTGGCCCGGCCCGGTACCATGAGCAGCGGGTGAGTGAGGGGGAGGGTGAGGGTTCCCTGGGCCGCGGCCGAGAAGCTGGCGCtccgggcggccgcgggcggggtCCCTAGTGGCCGGGGGGCCCCTCTTGGCCCGGGGCGCGTCTCCGGCCGCTGAGAAACCGGGGCCGGGAGGGATCTTCGGCGAGGCCTTCCACCTCCCCGCTCGCCGCCGGCTCTGGGGGAGCGGGACGGGCGGCGCCTTCCGGGCCGCGCTCTGCCTCGTCGGGGCCAGGTGCGGCTCCGGGGCGCCCCGCCCGGCGTGTGGGCCGGGGCCGGGTGCtggggggcgggggctgcgggtgggctgccgccgccggtgggggagcggggctgcctccttcccgctccCCGCGCGGTGGGacgcgcggcggcccccgccaAGCCTCCCCCGCCCGGCACCCCTGCCTGCGCCGCCCGGCACCGCGGAGACGTCGGCTGCGCCGGTGCGGGGGGACCCCCCACGCCCACCGGCCGGCCTGCGGCCCAGCTGTCTTCAGTAGTTGCAGTCTCCAGCGAGCGAGTTCTGgcagttttttgtctttttctaaaatgGTGACATCACCGGCAACTCAAAGCAAGCGTGTGCAATGGTAGGTAAATGCAAGGAGGGTAGGAAAGGTTTTAGTGCTACCGAAAGGGAGGATAACAAGCTGGGTGTGAGGCCTGCTGACAGATTTTATTCCCTGGGTGTGACAGATTCCAGTGGgggggaaaatggggggggggggggaattcagATGCTTGGAGATCAGATCCTATATTAATTACTTTGTTAAAAggccttcagatttttttttccactgttgcCCTGGAGTAGTTTGGCATGTTGTTGAATGTagatctaaaataaaaaaaatctggatagTGAGATCTGTTAAGGAGAGAGACTGGGAGGTAGTTTTAAAaccttttgttgctgtttttgtaACATGCTGTGCTTTGGAGCAACGTTAAGTCAGTTTGCTTAAAAACAGCTTTCTTCTATCTTTTCTTGGAACATGAGTTTTGCTTTTTGCACTCccttggtttttttgttccttctatTCTCTGGCTGTaatcagggaaggaagaaaagaatagctACCCATCTTCAGTAGAATTAAAGCATAACAGAAGGCAGGTTAGTGCCTCTCTGGCCTTGTTGATTGGAAAGAACAAATTGTTCTAGTCAAAAGCTGTCACTTTAATTTCTTATTATCAGTGCATATAGTTTTGGTTAAAATGTCTGTAATATTATTTCATTGAACTCAAGTTACCATTGGTTTGAATTCCTAAACTTTATAACTCAGAACTCCATCATAGTATCTTAGAAATAATATTACTAATGTATTTTAtgtatacatatttaaaaaaagatatgtgAGTATACTGGTACATATGTATTATTATAGTAGTGTATATATACTCTCTCACCCACTTCTGAAACTTCTCTTTTCAATATATTTCCATTGGAATAATttaagcaagctttttttttattttaacagttttgtgTGTTGGTCCCAGGGTAAGGAGCTTGAGTATGAATTGAGAAGGCTTTTAAAATACTATAAACAGACCACATTCAATAATAGAAGTGTATTTAAGGGCAACATGAAAGAAGTCGTGTGATCCCAAGCTATGTGAAATGTAGTCACAGGCTATGTTCAGCCAAGTGGGGATGAGGTGGGTACCCATGCCTCCACTAAATTTGGAGCTTGAAGGGGTTTTCCAATATGTCTTTCTCTGGGTTTGAATTTAAAATTCTTGTTGCAGGTTTTTGAAGCTCTTTGGGTTGAGCAATGAGTAGAGAAAAATTTACTGAGTAGTTCCTTAAagcttgtttaaaatattaatgtgggAGCTTCAGTGTATTGGAACTTTATTTCCTATATAACAACTCCCGGATAATTTTAATGGTAGAGCTTTTCTAACCTCATTATTCCTGGAGTGTTCATAAGTGAAAATAAACAGGTAAAAGCATCTTTTCATTAGTGAAGGAAGACTTTAGAAAGAACTAAAACACTGACAAGTAACATTATTTTATGGCAGCTTAACATATCTAAGTGGTACCTCCAGATGCAGAAAACTGGGTACTtgtttatttgacttttttctagaaaataatttttttccagaatgtgaATAAGGTTCAGCATTAGACTCTTGGATTAGCTCCACAAGGAGAGCTAATTCACACCTGGATTCATCCTCAGTAAACAACCACACTCTGACCTGTGGTCATTTTCGGAGGTTCGTTCTGACTGCTTGTGCCAGTGGGCCACATACAAATTCCATATGTAAGAGTAATAGGAAAATGAGCTTAAATTGTAGGAATAAGCTAACTTAATTTAACTAGTTACTCAAATAGTATTTGTCTTTACTGCAAATTTAATGTAATTCCTATAATTTTTGTCCACACAAGGAACTTTAAACTGGAACAAATGGCCTGACAGGTATAGCATGTTAAAAAATTGTCTTGCTGGCATATAAGATATAAGACATACTTTTTATAGTGTTGCAGAAAAATTTTGCATTAACATACTCCTTAAAATCTTgaaccccacttttttttttaagagaatttgGTATTTAACACCTGGTGAACTGTCAGGgcataaaatactaaaaaaggagtttaaaaaaaaaaaactgtttcataTTCAAAAGATGTGGAAGCCATCTAAAACTGAGAGACAGATGGATTCTGTAACATTTGTCAGagttaaaatgaaaggaaactatGCCAAGCTTACAGAATCACTTCTACACTATAAGATAGtgctaatttatttttgtagatgAATTACCCTTTTGGAAGTAAATTTGGAATAACCATTCTTGGAAGTTTCTCATGAGCATTTTAAATCTGTTAATAATTAGTGAAATTAGTTGAGCATTACTGGTTCCCTGATGTATACCTATTTTGAATGCTTTCAAAGCATGCACTCCCCTCCTCGGGGAGTAACAATTAATTAACTCTTTCATCTGAGTCTAATATTGTCATCCTTGAACTTGCACTTGATTTAATATGGAGTGGGGGAGAATCACAAGAACACCTGTGATGGCTAGTGTATGCGGTATGCTACAGGAAAAAATAGCTGTTAAGGCAAAGAGTAGGACAGGAAGAATGTTTTAAAGGGTATTTGCTGATGACTTAAGAAATCTAGCTATTCTACATTTGCTTTGCTGTCATGCAAAGTACTCCAGTCTGTGTTCTGTAAGAAATTAATGTTATGTTAATACATGTGTAGATTACATAACATGCGAAGAAAAGTTTGTTCCTCTCTGGGGGCCATGCCCAGAACATAGGACTATGGGAGGGAGTGGCAGAGTTTGTTAATACTTGGTTTTGATAGATATGCACTTGAAAACCTTTTAGTGCTGACTTTCTTTGCTTGATTCTGGAATGACTTGAAGAGTTGTATTGCATCTGGGAGAGATCAGAGTTAGAAAATAGCAGTAGAGCCATCAAGAAAACTTTGCACAGGTACTGTCTGTTGACTGTGGGGACAAACGAACTGACTTATCAGTATATACAGCTGTTGTTACTCTGTTTCCTGAAAATTGAGGAGAGTAAAAGGTGGAGGAAGGAGGGCTGGCATCTGCTACAAGAAGTCACCCATGGGACGGGGTAAATTGGTGGAATGTGAGCCTATCATCTTAATGAAATTGTGCATCTCTGTTCAGATTTGCAGTCTACTTTGTTACAGTTATAAAACAGTTTAGGCTTGTATGATTAAGGGCTAAGGCAGAGCTGAAGGGACTTGCATTCTATccttagtttatttttaaaattttctaaagcAAAGGAGTTGCATTGGCCTTAATGAAATGGTATAACAGATTGTTCTGAACAAATACAACTAGCTGTACTCATCACAAGGGAATTGTCAAAAATTCAAGACGTTAAGGTATAAGTTGTTTGATCTCGTATAAATTAGTATCTAATGCCAGTTTAAAAGTCCTCTGTACATGTCTCAAAGTAACAGTGGGTGGTAGTGTCTAATTAGCTATCCCTAGATGATATCTGATAGCAGATAGGAAATGAAAGATGTAATGAGCCCTGTAAAGTGCCTTTCATCTTCTAGCATTTGTCTCTTTAATTGCTGGCCAGCTAGCATTTTATCATGTGTTACTAAGCCTTTGGAAGCAGGTTTCTTGAGATGTGGACTAAGTTTATTGCAGCATCATTAGGTTTGGATGTACCAGATTCTTCTGCTCGTGTTCTGCTCTGTGTCTGTGCTACCTGGATTGCGTTTCTATATTTAATCACTTTCagtgttatttcttttttacGAATTTGCAGTCTACCCTGGAACCCATGTCAACATTTGGGTCaacaacatcctgtggcaagtTCAGCTTGATTATAATTTGCACAAAGAGCCACCCCCTTTTGGTAGTTTCGAGCTTGCCTTCAGCTAGTGTCTTTTGCCCTTTCATTCCTATATTGGGCAAGATAGCAAACAATCTATGCAACTTCTTCAAGCCATTCATTTTGTAGGTCTTTGTCTTATTTCCCCTCTCTACTATACGTAGcctcttttccagactgaaaagGCCTGATCTATTCAGTTGTTGATTGTTTGGAAGGTATTCAATACTTTTTTTAACTTGCCTTTGTCTGACCTCTTTTTTACTTTACTCAGAAGTCTTTTGAGTTTTTTTGGTttgagttttttgtttgattttgggtttgttttttgaaggGAAGAGGACTAAACCTGCACTCAGTATTTGAAATACAGGCACAAATTAGTTCTAGACACTGTCACAACagtgttctgtttatttttctatttattgaTCCATATGGAGCATTGAGCAATCCAAACAATCTAAAGTAAACTGTCATATATCCAGATCTTGTTGTGGGTGGCAGTTTTTAGCTCTGAGCCTGTGATTCTATATGGGAACCCAAAATTTCCTTATGCTTGGAGACTTTGCTTCGCGTTAATATATAATCATTGCTTCTGCTTATTGTACAGCACAGTCCTTCTCTAATTCTTCAGTTAGTCCTCATCTTCAGTGTCTGGTATAACTTTGTATTGTCAACAGTCTTGGTCATTTAACTACTCATCTTCTTTGAGGTAATTTATGAATATATCAAACAGCATGAACCAATGCAGATTTTCTGTGGGATTCCTGTGGTGGCCTTGTTCAGTGTCGGCACTGCTTAGACAGTTTATCACTGTTTCTTAGCTATTTCTCCATGCAAAAACTTTCCCTCTTATCACTCGGTTGCTTAGTTTCCTCAAGAGATTTAAGTGAGGGACTTCCGAAAGCTCTTTTGAATCTCACGTAGACTATCATTTAGCTGTCCTTTATCCATGTTGTACTACCTCATACTCTCAAAGGATTCCGTTAATTTTGCAGGGCAGGACTTGCCTTCACAACAGCCAGGTTGAATCTTTCCCAATATATTATTTGTTTGCGTCCACTAGTTCTATTCTTGATTACATTGTTTACTAATTTGCACAACACAGATGTCAGTCTGGATCTTCCTTGAGGCCATCTTTAAATACTGACTGTATTTTCCACACGTGATTTCTTTAGGTGCTTTGTCAGCTCCAAGGGGAGAGGTTCTGCACCTTGGTTAACAACACAGCTATTTCATTACTGCTTGTATGttccctgctgcttctgcattGTCAGAGACCCTCACAAAACAGGTTAAACTATGGAAACCTCTCTAAACTGTAGGATAGTGAACACAGGTGTAAGAATTTTACTTCACTTCATCAGATGTTCCTTCATATCTGATCATCTGTTGGCCTTTTGGGTCTCTGTTCCCAGTCTTTCTTAAAGAAAGCATTGATAGTTTTGTTGTCTTTTCCTGTTTCAACTGGGAGGTTAAGGGGGCATTATGTTCCTATACCAAATTTGTCAAAGTATGtaattctcttcatttttctcttgaacATGTTCAACTTTTTGTAGGGAACTTCTTTCCCTCCAGGATAATCTCTTTCCAGTTCAGATATCTCCAGTTCAGGTATTTTGAGATGTTATCTTAGGCTCTTTAGAGCCCAATATTAAACATTGATATGCTAATTGAGTTTCCTTGGTAAGACATTTCTTTCTGCCCTTCTGATATTTTACACTTCTATTAAGTAAAAAGCATTCTAGTTTAACAGTGCTGTCTTGTATGTTGGAGATCAGATTCTCGCTAACTGCTTAACATGAAAGAGGAGGGTAGTTTGAGATCATTTATTAAACAAGCAAGTAAGGAGAGGTCACTCTTCTGCAAGAAGAGTTGTAAGCTGTCAGTGTGTCACAGGAGTAGTTGCAAAAATGATTCTTCAGGAACAGAGATTATGGGTTTTTTAGCATCTGACAGGATGATTCTGTGGGGTTTAGCTCTGGTGGTTGCAGGTTGGCTTCCCTATTCTTCTAGAATTTATTGCTTTCCTCTCAGCAATGTTCTTAATCAGGGGATGAAGGCTTTTCCAAGTCCTCCTAGCTTTCTGCCTTCATCATTAGCCTGAATATAAGGCTGGATTTGTTTGGATTTTAGGGTTGTTGGGTTGGGCTTTTCATCATTAGCCTGAATATGAGGCTGGATTTATTTGGATTTTAGGGTTGTTGGGTTGGGCTTTTCTTCAAAGGTTCAGTTGTTTGCTGTTGTGTTGTGCTCCAAGTTCAAATTTTAATATACAGCCCATTTTGAGTCCAAAAAGTGGTTTCAACCACTCTGATAAGCAGAGGAGAAGTTGTTTGTTGTTCCTGTGGTTTCTTCtaaatttcggggggggggggggggagggaaatacttttttactatttatttataaGCCTGGTGGCTGGAAGTGTGGAGAGCTCACAGGGTGACAACTATCCTGTCACCATCCAATAGTATGCAGGGAAAGAGTCAAGTTAATGAACCAGTCTTAAGCCAGTCTTGTATCTGGAAAAGTATGGACCACCAACTGTTAAAGGTCTTGTCCTAAATAATGCTGCCATTTGCAATGCTTGCTGAAGTCATTGGTCTGAGGGCTCCGTGTTCCCATCTAACAGGGTAAGGGTTTCTGTCAGTAAATCTTCCTTTTTGTGAGAGACCTCAAATGAGATTCTTCAGTACTGATCCTGTTCTAAAGAAAACTGAagcatttgaagattttttttttttgcttccactGTATCCTACAATATGGAATTTAATATGCATTATGTGGAGAATATACCTTCTACTTTGTTTTGAGCCTGCCAcctgtttgttttatttgatgGCCTTTAGTAACTTGCATCGAAAGATCTTCTGTGGCTAATAAGCTGTTTCCCATCTGGCTTTTTCAGTGCTCAGTGTCTTACTGTTTTAAATACTGAAGTTCTTGATGTGGGATAAATCTGCTACATAGAGGAAAATGGATAGGACTGTTGGTACTAAAGGTGGAGGGGAGAGATTGGGGCATTCACGTTAGGACCAGAGTCTTGTGATTTAggggaaaaacaataaaattagaGCAAATGGTTGGGTTCTAAAAGTAAGGTaggatggttttttttaaacattttaagaataGTGCTCCATGATGTAGTTTGTGAATCCAGTCTCAAGCAATGGATTTGCTGAATCACTTACACAGAATGAAAAACCATATGTACAACTGTCTCAATCTTGGTTTTGATTCTTGTAGAAGTATTTGCATACTTCAAGACAAAGAACTTTAGACATTTTCGTACTGGTTAACTGtgaaataaagactttttttttaatatgaaaaatagtCGAAGTTACATGCTGAGAAAAATGGGCGGGGAGTTGGATTTGCCAATAAATTAAGGGGAGAtctttcacttccattttttttacctttgctaTTTTGATGAAGTTTGCCTTCTTCCTGAAAAACggtgattatttttatttagctgcCTTTCCTCACTTGGAAACAGTTGTGGGACCAATTATTTTTCTCTAGGTGGCAGATGAAATATGTAGTGTGAGATGTGGAGGAAAGAATCTCATAAATTGCCTTATTCTTGTCTGTATGGTACCCCTCAGTGCAGGTGTACTAAGCTGGTCTGAAAAATAAgatctctgcttctgcttctttggGGCGGGCTTAGTTTTGTTCCCTTTTGGAAAACTAAATGGGAATTTTGAAGTGCTCATCAGCATGTTACTAATGATAAGGCCTCCAGCTAACATTTGCTAAAGGATGATATCTTGATTATTTATATGATGAAACATCTTGTGAATAGTTGAGCTGTCTTAACTGGTTTTGCcagctgcatttgaaaaaagTTGACTGAATGTTTTAGGAAAATATAACTATCTTTCCCTTGAAAACAGGGATTTGAGAGATTATGGCATCTGAAGCCCACAATGttagaaaacagaaagtattGCATATTGAAGGTCATCCCATTGATCTTCCCAGAAAAAGAATCTCTCCTTCCACTAAAAAGATCATGAAGGAGgtaagttgtttgggttttttttaatgtcctctGATGAAACTGAAGTAAACATTCAAACAAGTTCATAGTTCTGAGCAGTCTAAAACTAGAAGCACAGCACTATTGGGCATTTCATGTTCAGATGTGCAATAAAACTTTAGCTTGAACAGCGATTATATTATGAAAACTGTGCATTATAATAGGCACAGGCAGTGACTACACAGATACATGCATCGTATCGTCCACGTGAGCAGTAGGTACTGATACGATTTTACTCACGCCTACTTTTCTGCAGTCTAGCCAAGAACTGTTTCAATAGAGCAATTCTATCATCAAAAAGTTCTCTCTTGCCAAGAGAGCTACATGGCACAAGTGAGAGGTGGGGTAGGTGAAATACCTGCATTGAAATGGACCTGTCATCTTGTTATCGTACAGCTCTATCTACCACATTGACTAGTAACGTGTACTTTCACTGGATTCTTGCTAGTCGGAAACATTTTCTCAAACCTGTTACCTGTGTTACTGGCTGAATAGCAAGTAAGGCGGTGGAGTACAGAGGAAGTACTAGGGAGGTAAACTTACTGTAAGATCACTTTAAACAGTGGTGAATATGCCAATATCATCTATGTCTGTTTATTGAAATTATGTATTAAAACCCACATGATTTTTTTATGACTCGGtgttaccaaaaaaaatcatagtattGTTTTGTTGATGTACACAACATAAATGTTAACAGTAGTATAATTTTTCAAGTGGAAATGCCTGCAGTATATAACCTGtttatatgaaaatacatatttctaacTTGAGCATCttagtgcttttttatttttaataatttgtttacTAATGAAAAAAAGGTAGGCCAGAATGTCACAATTCAACTCATCTTCATTACATGCAAAGGTTTTTCTAATCTGTGTGTCACAACCTTGAATGAATTTTGTGATTCCTCTGGGATATCACTGTGCTGTGCAACCTAATTGGTGTCAGGGTGCTAATCTGTTTCATATGTGTGAATTCAGGATAATCAAGCTGGTGTTGTCTACAgcagtcttgatttttttttttctgttgtgctttggtTGGGAGATGTTCTGCTGTCATCCTTCCCAATACTAGCATCTGCTGTATTATGGGCCTTTAAATGTATGTGTGAGACAAGTAATGCAGTTTTGCCATCCGATTCCAGTAGTCTCTTTATATTAGTCACAGTTTTTAGTTTGCTAGTAACTAAAGAATCTCTCTGATGTCACAATCCCCTCTCTTGCCAAAGATACCCTAAGCCTATAGCTGAGCGTGGTGCTCCAAGGACAGCTGTGGCAGAGCTAGTCCATCTATAGGTCACTGAAATACTTGAAGATTATAGGAAGACTAATGTAGCCGTGCTTTAGTTGCAGAATAGGAAGAGTGGGTGGAAGGGAATCTGTGGTAAACTTAGGCCAAGGTAAAGCAGGACTTCTTTTTGACAAACTGTGGGAATGTTTGAGCCTTTTTAGTAATAAAgcttttttattctctcttccctttctcccaggGTAAGAAATCTCCAAAACAGCTGGCTTTGTACACAAACAGGTAGGAAGGCTGTGCTGTGTAGAGTCTGAGTTTCAAGTGAGACggaggcagggaggaagaagTGGTTTAAAACTATTACAACACCCAAGCAGACACAAATGGAAGATAGGTCTTAATTTTACTGACAGTACTTGGCTCTTGTGTCCACTTCCATAATAATAAGTCTCCGCATTaataaaagcaggagaaaaatattgGTGGTAGCTCTTACTTCTGATACACCTTCATGACATTTAGGTTATCTTGGggataaaatgttttaagtaacCTGCAAGTTGACTGCGGAATTCATAATGTTATATTTTAACTTAACACAAAGTATTGCTTAGGTTTAGAGCAACCTTCACTAACATACCACTTTATTATTGCAGAATAACAGTTGGAAAAACGGTGACCAGTCCCCTCTCTCTTTTCAAAGTAGTATATTGTAAAAGAAAAGTCCATTGTTATACTCCAAAGCCTTGTTACGGAAAGAAACAGTTCCCTAAATCCAGGGGCTGTGACAtggcaaataaagaaaatgaactggCTTGTGCAGGGAATCTGCCAGCAAAACTGCACAACAGTCGTACACACTTGCTGAATTCTAGTGACTCTGGCTCATCTCAAACAGAAGGCCCCTCATCCAAATatagtggatttttttcagaGGTAAGTAGAGtttaaagaaattttactttaaaataatatttttttaaaaagtattcctGGTAGGTTTTTTGTGTGGTTAGCTGTGAAAGTTTTCAAAGAGATTAATTTTCTTAACATACAGATTGGCTCAGGTCTTGTGATCTACAGTCTTTATCTGTCAGTTACATTGATACAGTTGCCAACAGTAGTAGTCCTGTCAGTTTTCCCCATGTTTGTGTCAGCACAGAAACTCAGATCTGCCAGGCTAGTCTG contains:
- the KATNBL1 gene encoding KATNB1-like protein 1 isoform X2, with the translated sequence MASEAHNVRKQKVLHIEGHPIDLPRKRISPSTKKIMKEGKKSPKQLALYTNRITVGKTVTSPLSLFKVVYCKRKVHCYTPKPCYGKKQFPKSRGCDMANKENELACAGNLPAKLHNSRTHLLNSSDSGSSQTEGPSSKYSGFFSEVSQDHETMAQVLFSRNLRLNVALTFWKRRSISELVAYLVRIQDLGVVVDCLPVLTNSLQEEKPYISVGCCVDLLPLVKSLLKSKYEEYVIVGLNWLQAVIKRWWSELSAHTEKAEDG